In Pseudophryne corroboree isolate aPseCor3 chromosome 3, aPseCor3.hap2, whole genome shotgun sequence, a genomic segment contains:
- the LOC135057236 gene encoding uncharacterized protein LOC135057236 — MRVHRISANGKGNKIELVIELAWHCPLERKETEEPEVELTPYGSSNPASSIVLVSSASLLPNLVEDYGESLTWNSWTFLLLLSLSSVIYSQSCKLLHRHHDHVTKQILQKFNQTIGANESPGECLSNTIILPNIDHLYQISQVESAAIAVCEVYNQTVQFYKKHHEKLGCHQSACDRLQVLLNHQGHQLADCIPATAENHLFIEGISKQFNSLEKIILDQDNTECARRIVQTEIGRNLQLAAQLSSRMRRQQLMKTLL, encoded by the exons GGAATAAAATAGAGCTTGTAATAGAGTTGGCTTGGCACTGCCCATTGGAAAGAAAGGAAACTGAAGAGCCAGAAGTGGAGTTGACTCCTTATGGAAGTAGCAACCCTGCCTCCTCCATAGTGTTGGTTTCCTCTGCTTCTTTGCTTCCAAATTTAGTAGAAGACTATGGGGAAAGCCTGACTTGG AACTCCTGGACATTTCTCCTCCTGCTGAGTCTCAGCTCCGTCATCTATTCCCAAAGCTGCAAATTGCTCCATCGTCATCATGATCATGTGACCAAGCAGATCCTACAGAAGTTTAACCAGACG ATTGGAGCAAATGAGTCTCCCGGAGAATGTCTCAGCAACACCATAATCCTTCCAAATATTGATCATCTCTACCAGATCTCACAG GTGGAATCTGCAGCCATCGCTGTGTGCGAAGTCTACAACCAGACTGTCCAGTTCTACAAGAAGCACCATGAGAAACTTGGATGCCATCAGTCAGCCTGTGATAGGCTGCAGGTCCTCTTAAATCACCAGGGACATCAGCTGGCTGACTGT ATCCCAGCAACAGCAGAAAACCATCTCTTTATAGAGGGAATATCAAAACAATTCAATTCACTGGAGAAGATCATACTTGACCAG GATAACACTGAGTGTGCTCGGAGAATCGTCCAAACTGAAATAGGGAGAAATCTACAACTGGCCGCTCAGCTCTCCTCTCGCATGAGAAGACAACAACTTATGAAGACTCTTCTGTAG